A single window of Bordetella genomosp. 11 DNA harbors:
- a CDS encoding Bug family tripartite tricarboxylate transporter substrate binding protein, whose amino-acid sequence MTRFRARLAAAIVLAASAAAAHAAYPDRPVRIIVGFSPGGPTDVVARGFASYAAQALGQSFVVENKPGANTILAAEAVAKAPADGYTLLFGATNHTMIPALYSNRVRFDALRSFTPICAVAASPTVLVVGPSMAAKTLGDFMARLKAEPGKHTYATPGTGSSGHFVTAQFLKLTGTSMNHIPYKGAAQAISDLMGGQVDSSFATLGSVLPQVQSGKLTALAVAAPQRLPQLPDVPTFEQAGVHGFAADAWYGVLAPAGIPADVRSRLEQVAAGYSGAAGTAKSLDALGMQPRHTCGDAFQAQMAHEIDEYSALAKELGLKAE is encoded by the coding sequence ATGACCCGATTCCGTGCCCGCCTGGCGGCGGCCATCGTCCTGGCCGCTTCGGCCGCCGCGGCGCATGCCGCGTATCCGGACCGCCCGGTCCGCATCATCGTCGGCTTTTCTCCCGGCGGCCCGACCGACGTGGTCGCGCGGGGATTCGCGTCGTACGCCGCGCAGGCGCTCGGCCAGTCCTTCGTGGTGGAGAACAAGCCTGGGGCCAACACCATCCTGGCCGCCGAAGCCGTCGCCAAGGCCCCGGCCGACGGCTATACGCTGCTGTTCGGCGCCACCAATCACACGATGATCCCCGCGCTATACAGCAACCGCGTCAGGTTCGATGCCTTGCGCTCGTTCACGCCGATCTGCGCCGTCGCGGCCAGCCCCACCGTACTGGTCGTCGGCCCGTCCATGGCGGCGAAGACCCTGGGCGATTTCATGGCCCGGCTGAAGGCCGAACCGGGCAAGCATACCTACGCGACGCCGGGTACCGGCAGTTCCGGCCATTTCGTGACCGCGCAGTTCCTGAAGCTGACGGGCACTTCGATGAACCATATCCCGTACAAGGGCGCCGCGCAGGCGATCTCCGACCTGATGGGCGGCCAGGTCGACAGCTCGTTCGCGACCCTGGGTTCGGTCCTGCCGCAAGTGCAATCCGGCAAGCTCACCGCGCTGGCGGTGGCGGCACCGCAGCGCCTGCCGCAGTTGCCGGACGTGCCGACTTTCGAGCAGGCGGGCGTCCATGGATTCGCCGCCGACGCCTGGTACGGCGTCCTGGCGCCGGCCGGCATTCCCGCCGACGTGCGCAGCCGGCTGGAGCAGGTGGCGGCGGGCTATTCCGGCGCGGCCGGCACGGCCAAAAGCCTGGACGCGCTGGGCATGCAGCCGCGGCATACCTGCGGCGATGCATTCCAGGCGCAAATGGCGCACGAGATCGACGAATACAGCGCCCTCGCGAAGGAACTGGGCCTGAAGGCCGAATAG
- a CDS encoding SMP-30/gluconolactonase/LRE family protein, which translates to MFLIHPPAVVDFDVWSPMPDTYRKPARSAWADANRGGAITDSFLEGPVFDDAGNLYVTDIPWGRVFRVDPAGAWTLVAEYDGEPNGMKFLDASHLLITDYKNGLILLDVGTGAVTPYLERRNSERFRGVNDLVFDRDGNLYFTDQGQSGLHDPNGRLYRLRANGQLDLLLDNVPSPNGVALSPDGRVLYLAVTRGNCVWRVPLMADGSVSKVSQFFTSYGPSGPDGLAVDAEGNLLVCNPGLGYVWLLNPRAEPITIWRSPKGMSTTNIAFGGPDRRTVFCTESVSGSILTAHAPQPGVPLYRLQTAGPGR; encoded by the coding sequence ATGTTCCTGATCCACCCGCCGGCCGTCGTCGACTTCGATGTCTGGTCCCCCATGCCCGACACGTACCGCAAGCCGGCGCGCAGCGCCTGGGCCGACGCCAATCGCGGCGGCGCGATAACGGACTCCTTCCTGGAAGGACCGGTCTTCGACGATGCCGGCAATCTCTATGTGACCGATATCCCCTGGGGCCGCGTATTCCGCGTCGATCCGGCCGGCGCCTGGACGCTGGTGGCCGAATACGACGGCGAGCCGAACGGCATGAAATTCCTGGACGCCAGCCACCTGCTCATCACCGACTACAAGAACGGGCTGATACTGCTGGACGTCGGTACCGGCGCCGTGACGCCGTACCTGGAGCGCCGCAACAGCGAACGCTTCCGGGGCGTGAACGACCTGGTATTCGACCGCGACGGCAATCTGTACTTCACGGACCAGGGCCAGAGCGGCCTGCACGATCCGAACGGACGCCTGTATCGCCTGCGCGCCAACGGCCAGCTCGATCTGCTGCTGGACAACGTGCCCAGCCCCAACGGCGTGGCCCTGTCGCCGGACGGCCGCGTGCTGTATCTGGCCGTCACGCGCGGCAATTGCGTCTGGCGCGTGCCGCTGATGGCCGACGGCAGCGTCAGCAAGGTCAGCCAGTTCTTTACTTCCTACGGGCCCAGCGGCCCGGATGGGCTGGCCGTGGACGCCGAAGGCAACCTGCTGGTCTGCAATCCCGGGCTGGGCTATGTCTGGCTGCTCAATCCCCGCGCCGAGCCCATCACGATCTGGCGCAGTCCCAAGGGGATGTCGACCACCAACATCGCCTTCGGCGGCCCGGACCGGCGCACGGTTTTCTGCACGGAATCGGTCTCCGGTTCCATTCTCACGGCCCACGCGCCGCAGCCCGGCGTGCCGCTTTACCGCCTGCAAACGGCAGGACCCGGCCGCTAG
- a CDS encoding tripartite tricarboxylate transporter substrate binding protein, protein MSVATAVRPSFFRRAARVLAATLALTGAAAAHAEFPDRPITIVVSYAPGGSADALARLLAQKMAVRLGTSVVVENRPGASGTIGAAYAAKAAPDGYTMLYDATPYSINPHLFPRMPYASDALKPLSLVSLAPNILIVKSDSPYKDVQGLIAQAKAHPGKINFASGGSGTVQRLAAELFRQKLGLDMVHVPYKSGGPAITDVMTGQVDFMFSTVAASSPLVEAGRLRALAISSPQRSPRLPNVPTVAETVIPGYEVYEWNGVFLPAGVPDAIANKLRDALVQTLAEDDVKKRFSDLGVQPVGSTPAEFADYLKKEDAKWAEVIRKGNIHLD, encoded by the coding sequence ATGTCCGTTGCAACGGCCGTTCGGCCCTCATTCTTCCGGCGCGCGGCGCGCGTCCTGGCTGCCACGCTCGCCCTGACGGGCGCGGCGGCCGCTCACGCGGAGTTCCCCGACCGTCCGATCACCATCGTCGTTTCCTACGCGCCGGGCGGCTCGGCCGATGCGCTCGCCCGCCTGCTGGCGCAGAAAATGGCCGTCAGGCTGGGGACCAGCGTCGTGGTCGAAAACCGGCCGGGCGCCAGCGGCACCATCGGCGCGGCCTACGCCGCCAAGGCGGCGCCGGACGGCTACACCATGCTCTACGATGCCACGCCGTATTCGATCAACCCGCATCTGTTCCCCCGGATGCCGTATGCCAGCGACGCGCTGAAACCCTTGTCGCTGGTGTCCCTGGCACCCAATATCCTGATCGTCAAAAGCGATTCGCCCTACAAGGATGTGCAGGGCCTGATCGCGCAGGCCAAGGCCCACCCCGGCAAGATCAATTTCGCCTCGGGCGGCAGCGGCACGGTCCAGCGCCTGGCGGCGGAATTGTTCCGCCAGAAGCTGGGCCTGGACATGGTCCATGTGCCCTACAAGAGCGGCGGCCCGGCGATCACCGACGTGATGACCGGCCAGGTGGACTTCATGTTCAGCACGGTGGCGGCTTCCTCGCCGCTGGTCGAAGCCGGCCGCTTGCGCGCCCTGGCGATTTCCTCGCCGCAACGCTCGCCGCGCCTGCCGAACGTCCCCACCGTGGCCGAGACCGTGATCCCCGGCTACGAAGTGTACGAATGGAACGGCGTGTTCCTGCCGGCCGGCGTACCCGATGCGATCGCGAACAAGCTGCGCGATGCCCTGGTGCAGACTCTGGCCGAGGACGATGTGAAGAAGCGCTTCAGCGACCTGGGTGTGCAGCCGGTCGGTTCCACGCCGGCCGAGTTCGCGGATTACCTGAAGAAGGAAGACGCCAAGTGGGCGGAGGTCATCCGCAAGGGCAATATCCACCTGGATTGA
- a CDS encoding LysR substrate-binding domain-containing protein: MHKLRNILGPLRVLDAVNRAGGVARAAQTLHVTPGAVSHQIRALEAALDTRLCRKEGREAVLTPSGMQLASRVAELFDRVEEAVHEATSLGRPRRVRLKVIPSFAIKWLMPRMAGFYASHGDIDLEVATVARADDVGLGDADFVVRRGHGKWPGVHAQALFDDVLALACAPSLAAEIRHPRDVLEHKLLHSMIAPVSWDAWLAQAGLPSAGARLVPLANAALCLQAAVQGAGIALTQQAYMRDELARGMLVQPLDIALRSGEGYFLVSAPGTLDIRPCAEFAAWVASVA; this comes from the coding sequence ATGCATAAGTTGCGCAATATCCTGGGACCGCTGCGCGTCCTGGACGCAGTCAATCGCGCCGGCGGCGTGGCGCGCGCGGCCCAGACCCTGCACGTCACGCCCGGCGCGGTCAGCCACCAGATCCGCGCCCTGGAGGCGGCGCTGGATACCCGCCTGTGCCGCAAGGAAGGGCGCGAGGCCGTGCTGACGCCCAGCGGCATGCAGCTGGCGTCGCGCGTGGCCGAGCTGTTCGACCGTGTGGAGGAAGCGGTGCACGAGGCGACGTCCCTGGGCCGCCCGCGCCGCGTCCGGCTGAAGGTGATCCCCAGCTTCGCGATCAAATGGCTGATGCCCCGCATGGCGGGTTTCTATGCTTCGCACGGGGATATCGACCTGGAAGTCGCGACGGTCGCCCGGGCGGACGACGTGGGGCTGGGCGACGCGGACTTCGTGGTGCGGCGCGGCCACGGCAAGTGGCCGGGCGTTCATGCGCAAGCGCTCTTCGACGACGTGCTGGCGCTGGCCTGCGCGCCGTCGCTGGCGGCGGAAATCCGCCACCCGCGCGACGTGCTGGAACACAAGCTGCTGCATTCGATGATCGCGCCGGTCAGCTGGGATGCGTGGCTGGCGCAGGCCGGATTGCCGTCGGCCGGGGCGCGGCTGGTGCCCCTGGCCAATGCGGCGCTTTGCCTGCAGGCGGCAGTGCAGGGCGCGGGCATCGCGCTGACGCAGCAGGCTTATATGCGGGATGAGCTCGCGCGCGGGATGCTGGTGCAGCCGCTGGATATCGCCTTGCGTAGCGGCGAAGGCTATTTCCTGGTGAGCGCGCCCGGCACGCTGGACATACGGCCGTGCGCCGAATTCGCGGCCTGGGTGGCGTCGGTGGCGTGA
- a CDS encoding Bug family tripartite tricarboxylate transporter substrate binding protein: MRIAIFRRAATAAAMALLLGAAPAHARDDYPSRPLKMVVPFAAGSAADTLSRVVATQLASQLGQAVVVENKAGAGGTIGTVDIARAPADGYTIGLAAQGTLITNQALYDKPGYDSVKDFTPIAVLADVANVLVVAPGSPYASVAELMQAIKAAPANKFSFSSSGVGTSHHIAGVVLGQSLGKPLMHVAYTGAPQGLVAVMSKEVDLGLYNIPAAIGLIRGGKLKPLAVTSRGRSPLLPDVPSLDESGLKGYEVTLWFGIIAPAGVPADRVARLHKELDAVMRQPALRAKLTEQGYDVAPTPLAPSADFTALIGRDLEKWLRVLKSLRGGTQ, from the coding sequence ATGCGTATCGCAATCTTTCGCCGCGCCGCAACAGCCGCGGCCATGGCGCTATTGCTGGGCGCCGCGCCGGCGCACGCCCGCGACGACTATCCGTCGCGTCCGCTGAAAATGGTCGTGCCTTTTGCCGCCGGCAGCGCGGCGGACACGCTCTCGCGCGTCGTCGCCACGCAGCTGGCCAGCCAGCTGGGCCAGGCGGTGGTCGTCGAAAACAAGGCCGGCGCGGGCGGCACGATAGGCACCGTGGACATCGCCCGCGCTCCCGCCGACGGCTACACCATCGGGCTGGCCGCGCAGGGCACGCTGATCACCAACCAGGCCCTGTACGACAAACCCGGCTATGACTCCGTCAAGGACTTCACGCCCATCGCCGTGCTGGCCGATGTGGCCAACGTCCTTGTCGTCGCGCCCGGTTCGCCCTACGCCTCGGTCGCGGAATTGATGCAGGCCATCAAGGCCGCGCCCGCCAACAAGTTCAGCTTCTCGTCCAGCGGCGTGGGGACCAGCCATCACATCGCCGGCGTGGTGCTGGGCCAGTCCCTGGGCAAGCCTCTCATGCATGTGGCCTACACCGGCGCGCCGCAGGGGCTGGTCGCCGTCATGAGCAAGGAAGTCGACCTGGGGCTGTACAACATCCCCGCCGCCATCGGCTTGATCCGGGGCGGCAAGCTCAAGCCGCTGGCCGTCACCAGCCGGGGGCGGTCGCCATTGCTGCCCGACGTGCCCTCGCTCGACGAAAGCGGCCTGAAGGGCTACGAAGTCACCCTGTGGTTCGGCATCATCGCGCCCGCCGGCGTGCCCGCGGATCGCGTGGCGCGGCTGCACAAGGAGCTGGATGCGGTCATGCGGCAACCCGCCTTGCGGGCCAAGCTGACGGAACAGGGCTATGACGTGGCGCCGACCCCCTTGGCGCCGTCCGCGGATTTCACGGCCCTGATCGGGCGCGACCTGGAGAAATGGCTGCGCGTCCTCAAGTCCTTGCGCGGGGGCACGCAATGA
- a CDS encoding MmgE/PrpD family protein, whose translation MTTHAQDNANGMRAADARTVAQILAAHAVHTPLSAIPPLALEHAKMSLASTIASASMGYRIESAAILRGLEIDDGGAPQATLWFYGARLPVSRAARVNAVASDAAASDDSDLRSIAHIGTIVSTTALALAEWLNRPGREVLAAMVLGYEVAGRIDESLTPGRMQRGFHGSVSTVFGAAVAAGRLLRLDEAAMTHAIALAATSIGGMALAADTSCSREYHAGLAAMAGIQAAQAARAGFQGDPAILEAPRGFLQAMGGQAVEDIVRDLGASWDIVTDMAIKLMPGAHPFHAVAEAAATAAREHDIDPSRIACIVVSAGVQHTSFGGAPHPRNLVEAAHSVAYFVAASVVDRGFGWDNLTPDKMRDPRIAALQDKVRYASEPPPLPDRFPHRHGGSVAIHMDDGAIHRATCRAPRGAGSRGIAWADIEAKYRQLAPRAGLEDAQVAHTLSLIRGLDHLDDVARLAAGLMLR comes from the coding sequence ATGACGACGCATGCCCAAGATAACGCGAACGGCATGCGCGCGGCGGACGCGCGCACCGTCGCGCAAATCCTGGCCGCGCACGCCGTCCACACCCCGCTGTCCGCGATCCCGCCATTGGCGCTGGAGCATGCCAAGATGAGCCTGGCCAGCACCATCGCCAGCGCTTCGATGGGCTACCGCATCGAGTCCGCGGCGATCCTGCGCGGCCTGGAGATCGATGACGGCGGCGCGCCGCAGGCGACGCTCTGGTTCTACGGCGCGCGGCTGCCCGTCTCCCGCGCGGCGCGCGTCAATGCCGTGGCCAGCGATGCCGCCGCCTCCGACGACAGCGACCTGCGCAGCATCGCCCATATCGGCACCATCGTCAGCACGACCGCGCTGGCCCTTGCCGAATGGCTGAACCGCCCCGGTCGCGAGGTACTGGCGGCCATGGTGCTGGGCTACGAGGTGGCCGGCCGCATCGACGAATCGCTGACGCCCGGCCGCATGCAGCGCGGCTTCCATGGATCCGTGTCGACGGTGTTCGGCGCGGCGGTGGCCGCCGGCCGCCTGCTGCGCCTGGACGAGGCGGCGATGACCCACGCCATCGCCCTGGCCGCGACCTCCATCGGCGGCATGGCGCTGGCGGCCGATACCAGCTGTTCGCGGGAATACCACGCGGGCCTGGCCGCGATGGCCGGCATCCAGGCGGCGCAGGCGGCGCGCGCCGGGTTCCAGGGCGATCCCGCCATCCTGGAAGCGCCGCGCGGGTTCCTGCAGGCCATGGGCGGCCAGGCCGTCGAGGACATCGTGCGCGACCTGGGCGCGTCCTGGGACATCGTCACCGACATGGCGATCAAGCTGATGCCGGGCGCCCATCCCTTTCATGCGGTGGCCGAAGCGGCGGCCACCGCCGCGCGCGAGCACGACATCGACCCGTCGCGCATCGCATGCATCGTCGTATCGGCGGGCGTGCAGCACACCAGTTTCGGCGGCGCGCCGCATCCCCGCAACCTGGTGGAGGCCGCGCACAGCGTGGCCTACTTCGTGGCCGCGTCCGTCGTCGACCGCGGCTTCGGCTGGGACAACCTGACGCCGGACAAGATGCGCGATCCCCGCATCGCGGCGCTGCAGGACAAGGTGCGATACGCCAGCGAGCCGCCGCCGCTGCCGGACCGCTTCCCTCACCGGCACGGCGGCAGCGTTGCCATCCACATGGACGATGGCGCCATCCATCGCGCGACCTGCCGCGCGCCACGCGGCGCGGGCTCGCGCGGCATCGCGTGGGCCGACATCGAAGCCAAGTACCGCCAGCTGGCGCCGCGCGCCGGGCTGGAGGACGCGCAGGTCGCGCATACCCTGTCGCTGATCCGCGGCCTGGACCATCTGGACGATGTCGCCCGGCTGGCCGCCGGCCTCATGCTGAGGTGA
- a CDS encoding Bug family tripartite tricarboxylate transporter substrate binding protein, which yields MLRFLIGCAAALVLAAPAAAADNFPSRPIVMLVAVAPGGTLDTLARQIASGLTTQLGQSVVVENTTGAGGLIGYQRLMKSDPDGYTLMFSNMSLAIIPLLYPSAQVDPVRDLSPIGTVATVPMVLSVSNKSGITSLPEMLKRMRSGGPKLNFGSGGPGTTAHLAEGLFLHISKTQGELIQYRGSGPAIADLMAGTIDAVIDQTVTMMPLHKDKRIRAIAVSAPQRLAQMPDVPTFAEGGLPAFNLAIWNGVVAPRNTPKPVVDKLAAALSKTIDSPEFKNRIDQLAATRPSQAERGPAPFSALLAKDTREVASLAKQIGLTPQQ from the coding sequence ATGTTGCGATTCCTTATCGGCTGTGCCGCCGCCCTGGTACTGGCCGCGCCCGCCGCGGCCGCCGACAACTTTCCTTCCCGCCCCATCGTCATGCTGGTCGCGGTGGCGCCCGGCGGCACGCTGGATACGCTGGCGCGCCAGATCGCCAGCGGACTGACCACCCAGTTGGGCCAATCCGTGGTCGTGGAAAACACCACCGGCGCGGGCGGCCTGATCGGCTACCAGCGATTGATGAAATCCGATCCCGACGGCTACACCCTGATGTTCAGCAATATGTCGCTGGCCATCATCCCCCTGCTGTATCCCTCCGCCCAGGTCGACCCGGTGCGCGACCTCTCGCCCATCGGCACCGTGGCGACCGTGCCGATGGTGCTTTCCGTCAGCAACAAAAGCGGCATCACGAGCCTGCCGGAGATGCTCAAGCGCATGCGCTCGGGCGGACCCAAGCTGAATTTCGGCTCGGGCGGCCCCGGCACCACCGCCCATCTCGCGGAAGGCCTGTTCCTGCACATCTCCAAAACGCAGGGCGAGCTGATCCAGTACCGCGGCTCGGGACCGGCGATCGCCGACCTGATGGCGGGCACCATCGATGCCGTCATCGACCAGACCGTCACCATGATGCCGCTGCACAAGGACAAGCGCATCCGCGCCATCGCGGTGTCGGCGCCGCAACGCCTGGCGCAGATGCCGGACGTCCCCACCTTCGCGGAAGGCGGGCTGCCGGCGTTCAACCTGGCCATATGGAATGGCGTGGTGGCGCCCCGCAATACGCCCAAGCCGGTGGTGGATAAGCTGGCCGCGGCGCTCTCCAAGACCATCGACAGCCCGGAATTCAAGAACCGCATCGACCAGCTCGCGGCCACCCGGCCCAGCCAGGCCGAACGCGGGCCGGCGCCGTTTTCCGCGCTGCTGGCCAAGGACACCCGGGAAGTGGCCTCGCTGGCCAAGCAGATCGGCCTGACGCCGCAGCAATAG